A window of Ignavibacteriales bacterium contains these coding sequences:
- a CDS encoding nitronate monooxygenase has product MEINNRITKLFGIKRPIIQAGMVWVSGWKLASAVSNNGGLGLIGSGSMKPDLLREHIQKCRAATDKPFGVNVPLLRGDAAELIKVIIEENVEIVFSSAGHPGKFIDELKRNNITVVHVVPSLKYALKAESVGCDAVVGEGVEAGGHNGADEITTFCLIPQLVDALKIPVIAAGGITDGRGILAALSLGAEGVQIGTRFAVTEESSAHPNYKKKIVEAKNNDTILVLKKIGMARMIKNVFTSIVHKEELNGADEDKLKSLLGEKRERLGIFEGDEQNGMMEAGQGAGLIKEILTVKDLTERLIKEFDEAKRRLN; this is encoded by the coding sequence ATGGAAATTAATAACCGCATTACAAAACTCTTTGGAATTAAACGTCCGATCATACAAGCTGGGATGGTTTGGGTAAGCGGATGGAAACTTGCATCTGCAGTTTCTAATAACGGCGGATTAGGTTTAATCGGCTCCGGATCAATGAAACCTGATCTTTTACGTGAACATATCCAAAAATGCCGTGCTGCAACAGATAAACCATTCGGTGTAAATGTCCCTCTTCTTCGCGGAGACGCTGCTGAATTGATAAAAGTAATAATCGAAGAAAATGTAGAAATTGTTTTTTCATCTGCCGGACATCCTGGAAAATTTATTGATGAGTTGAAAAGAAATAATATTACTGTTGTTCATGTTGTGCCGTCATTAAAATATGCACTCAAAGCAGAAAGCGTTGGTTGCGATGCGGTTGTAGGTGAAGGTGTTGAAGCCGGAGGACATAACGGCGCAGATGAGATCACAACTTTTTGTTTGATACCTCAGCTTGTTGATGCTTTAAAAATTCCGGTCATTGCTGCAGGAGGGATAACAGACGGGAGAGGAATTCTTGCCGCGCTTTCTCTTGGTGCAGAAGGTGTGCAGATCGGAACTCGTTTTGCTGTAACAGAAGAATCCTCTGCGCATCCCAACTATAAGAAGAAAATAGTTGAAGCGAAAAATAATGATACTATACTTGTTCTAAAAAAAATCGGAATGGCAAGAATGATCAAGAACGTTTTTACTTCAATCGTTCATAAAGAAGAATTGAATGGTGCTGATGAGGATAAATTAAAATCTTTGTTAGGAGAAAAACGGGAACGGCTCGGAATCTTTGAAGGAGACGAACAAAACGGAATGATGGAAGCAGGGCAAGGCGCAGGATTAATAAAAGAAATTCTTACTGTTAAAGATTTGACAGAAAGATTAATCAAAGAGTTTGATGAAGCTAAAAGAAGATTGAATTAA
- a CDS encoding 1-deoxy-D-xylulose-5-phosphate reductoisomerase, translating into MKKILVLGSTGSIGINTLEIARTFPDNLEIVGLSVNNNIELLERQISEFHPGAVAVRDKKNALELKNRIGNRCEILIGDEGLLELTRRNNYDILLSALVGFAGLAPTIEAIKLKKRIALANKETLVTAGEIIIDLCRKYGAELIPVDSEHSAIFQCLNGEDKKNIKKIILTASGGPFLNKNKTELETVTIEEALNHPNWKMGNKISIDSATMMNKGLEVIEAFWLFNLPKEKIEVLVHPQSVIHSMVEFCDGSIKAQLSLPDMKLPILYAITFPERYYFETVNTDFKKINLLTFFEPDFNKFECLKIAYKVIEEGGTAPCILNAANEVAVEKFLSGKIKFTRIPEIINDALNTIAIKHNADLQTIIECDSMTREYLNKKLN; encoded by the coding sequence ATGAAAAAAATTTTAGTCCTTGGATCAACAGGCTCGATAGGTATTAACACTTTAGAAATCGCACGAACATTTCCAGATAACTTGGAGATTGTCGGGCTCTCCGTTAACAATAATATAGAATTACTCGAGAGACAAATTTCAGAATTTCATCCCGGTGCTGTTGCTGTTAGAGATAAGAAAAATGCATTAGAATTAAAAAACAGAATCGGAAACAGATGCGAGATTCTTATTGGTGATGAAGGATTATTGGAATTAACACGCCGTAATAATTATGATATTCTGCTTTCAGCACTTGTAGGATTTGCCGGATTGGCCCCAACCATTGAGGCAATCAAGTTAAAAAAAAGAATTGCTCTGGCGAATAAAGAAACTCTGGTAACTGCCGGTGAAATTATAATTGATCTTTGCAGAAAATACGGAGCCGAATTAATTCCCGTTGATTCCGAACATAGTGCAATTTTTCAATGCTTGAACGGTGAGGACAAAAAAAATATTAAGAAAATAATTCTAACCGCCTCCGGTGGACCATTCTTAAATAAAAATAAAACCGAACTTGAAACCGTAACAATTGAAGAAGCTCTAAATCATCCAAATTGGAAAATGGGAAATAAGATCTCGATTGATTCCGCAACTATGATGAATAAAGGTCTCGAAGTTATAGAAGCATTTTGGCTTTTTAATCTTCCTAAAGAAAAAATTGAGGTATTAGTTCATCCTCAATCAGTAATTCACTCTATGGTTGAATTCTGTGACGGATCTATAAAAGCACAATTAAGTTTACCTGATATGAAATTGCCAATTTTATATGCAATAACTTTCCCAGAAAGGTATTATTTTGAAACCGTTAATACCGATTTCAAGAAAATTAATCTGTTAACATTTTTTGAACCAGATTTTAATAAATTTGAATGTCTTAAAATTGCATATAAGGTAATTGAAGAGGGCGGAACTGCACCGTGCATCCTTAATGCAGCTAATGAAGTTGCAGTAGAAAAATTTCTTTCGGGTAAAATTAAGTTTACCCGGATTCCGGAAATAATTAATGATGCATTAAATACTATCGCTATAAAACACAATGCGGATCTTCAAACAATAATTGAATGCGATTCAATGACGAGAGAATACCTAAATAAAAAATTGAACTAA
- the rseP gene encoding RIP metalloprotease RseP: MDYIIYFMITIGILVFVHEFGHFAAAKISKMRVDIFAIGFGKRLFGWNKLTGFTFGDLPKDFDGQGNTDYRLCLLPLGGYVKIAGMVDESFDTKFAESEPKPYEFRAKKTLPKLFVITAGVMMNLTLTLMIFWGINFFQGKLVFKTTTINKVLPGSDAEKAGFQSYDKILSVNGEQANNWQKTVEQLFVQNSTSDVVIKVQRDGKEKIITVERHLVSQNSKKGFFIQPSPSKPLVVEVMKNSPAEESGLKAGDIFISINGINISELQQVNDIISSFKEKNLKIIVLRGRDTVTTTVKPGPDGKIGISHSITYTGPSEFITYNFFSSITHALDDAAKYTVLTFGMLKNVITGKIAFKEAFGGPIKIAQIAVASADKGGMDFLFFLAMLSLSLAIINILPFPVLDGGHFVIILLEGLFKKELPIKIKMAIQNAGFVLLLLLMAFIIYNDIISL; this comes from the coding sequence ATGGATTATATAATTTATTTCATGATTACAATCGGAATTCTGGTTTTTGTACATGAGTTCGGACATTTTGCCGCGGCAAAAATTTCCAAGATGCGCGTTGATATTTTTGCCATCGGTTTCGGTAAGAGATTATTCGGTTGGAATAAATTAACCGGATTCACATTCGGTGATTTACCAAAAGATTTTGACGGACAGGGAAATACTGATTACAGATTATGCCTTCTTCCTCTGGGCGGCTACGTTAAAATTGCCGGAATGGTGGATGAAAGTTTCGATACCAAATTTGCAGAATCCGAACCAAAGCCGTACGAATTTAGAGCAAAGAAAACTTTACCCAAACTTTTTGTTATCACCGCCGGCGTGATGATGAATCTTACTCTTACACTTATGATATTCTGGGGAATTAATTTCTTCCAGGGAAAACTAGTTTTTAAAACTACTACAATTAATAAGGTTCTACCCGGCAGTGATGCAGAGAAAGCCGGATTCCAATCCTACGATAAAATCTTATCGGTTAATGGCGAACAAGCTAACAATTGGCAGAAAACTGTTGAACAATTATTTGTTCAAAATTCTACAAGCGATGTTGTTATAAAAGTCCAACGTGATGGGAAAGAAAAGATCATAACTGTTGAACGTCATTTAGTTTCTCAAAATTCTAAAAAAGGATTTTTCATACAGCCCAGTCCTTCAAAACCCTTGGTTGTAGAAGTTATGAAGAATTCTCCGGCTGAAGAATCCGGACTAAAAGCTGGCGATATTTTTATTTCAATTAATGGAATTAATATTAGTGAATTACAGCAGGTTAACGATATTATTTCTTCTTTTAAAGAAAAGAATCTTAAGATTATTGTTTTAAGAGGTAGAGACACAGTTACAACCACTGTTAAACCTGGTCCTGATGGAAAAATTGGTATTTCACATTCAATCACGTATACCGGTCCAAGTGAGTTTATTACTTACAATTTCTTTTCTTCCATTACTCATGCGCTCGATGATGCCGCCAAATACACAGTACTTACTTTTGGAATGTTGAAAAATGTTATTACAGGTAAGATTGCTTTTAAGGAAGCTTTTGGCGGACCAATTAAGATTGCTCAAATCGCTGTTGCCTCCGCGGATAAAGGGGGAATGGATTTCTTATTCTTTCTTGCAATGCTCAGTTTAAGTTTGGCAATTATAAATATTCTTCCTTTCCCCGTTTTAGACGGTGGACATTTTGTAATTATTTTGCTTGAAGGTTTGTTTAAGAAAGAATTGCCGATCAAAATTAAAATGGCAATTCAAAACGCGGGATTTGTACTTTTACTTTTGTTGATGGCGTTTATAATTTATAATGACATAATTAGTTTGTAA
- a CDS encoding redoxin domain-containing protein: MLKIGQEIPDFKFDVYHNNEFKQMKLSDTRGKWTVLLFYPADFTFVCPTELEEAAHYYEEFKKAGAEIISVSTDTKYAHFAWHDTSKAIGKIKYPMAADPTGTMCKAFGTYIDEDGLSLRGTFIIDPDGILKTIDIHDNSIGRSSKEILRRVKAAAYVRQHPEQVCPASWEPGDKTLVPGEDLVGKI, translated from the coding sequence ATGTTAAAAATTGGTCAAGAAATTCCGGACTTTAAATTTGATGTTTACCATAACAATGAGTTCAAACAAATGAAGCTATCCGATACGCGCGGCAAATGGACAGTGCTTTTATTTTATCCGGCAGATTTTACTTTTGTATGTCCAACAGAGTTGGAAGAAGCCGCACATTATTACGAAGAATTCAAAAAAGCCGGCGCCGAAATTATTAGTGTTAGTACGGATACAAAATATGCTCACTTCGCCTGGCATGATACATCAAAAGCAATCGGTAAAATTAAATATCCGATGGCTGCAGATCCGACCGGAACTATGTGCAAAGCTTTTGGAACTTACATTGATGAAGACGGTCTTTCTCTACGCGGAACATTTATTATTGATCCGGATGGAATTTTGAAGACGATTGATATTCACGATAACAGCATTGGCAGAAGTTCAAAAGAAATTTTACGGCGTGTTAAAGCTGCCGCATATGTTCGCCAACATCCCGAACAAGTTTGTCCCGCGAGCTGGGAACCGGGTGATAAAACTCTTGTACCGGGTGAAGATCTTGTTGGAAAAATATAA
- a CDS encoding PorV/PorQ family protein produces the protein MKKSVLALSFLLCSITSIHSQTVIGKYAGEFLAIGVGGRALAMGSAQTAIVNDVTSGYWNPAGLARINYPQVALMHEEHFGSLVNYNYGAVAIPYGKDMSFGISIMRSSVDGIPDTRNALYDANGDGILDIHTDRLDYSKISEFSNTDWAMYLTFAKRYSDDFYWGANVKLISRSLAEYSAFGIGFDLGAVYVPMENLFFGANIQDITTTLVAWSTGRNELISPTAKVGAAYALKFLGGRIMPAIDFDLRFENRKTASTFNIGPVSFDAHAGFEFNYKNIFAVRAGYNDVKQFTVGAGVTLPKLQIDYSFARFSQSETERLPDTHRISLILTLEQPKFMRDGM, from the coding sequence ATGAAAAAATCAGTTCTTGCATTATCCTTTCTCCTTTGCTCAATCACATCAATTCATTCCCAAACTGTAATTGGCAAATATGCCGGAGAGTTTTTAGCTATTGGTGTTGGCGGACGTGCGCTTGCTATGGGTAGCGCTCAAACTGCTATTGTTAATGATGTTACTTCCGGATACTGGAATCCCGCAGGACTTGCACGTATTAACTATCCACAAGTTGCTTTAATGCACGAAGAACATTTTGGAAGTCTTGTTAACTACAATTACGGTGCTGTAGCAATTCCTTACGGAAAAGATATGAGTTTTGGTATAAGTATTATGCGTTCAAGTGTTGATGGAATTCCGGATACCCGAAATGCATTGTACGATGCAAATGGTGACGGCATTCTTGATATTCACACCGACCGGCTTGATTACTCTAAAATTTCCGAATTCAGTAATACCGATTGGGCAATGTATCTAACATTTGCAAAACGTTACTCGGATGATTTTTACTGGGGCGCAAATGTTAAATTGATTTCGAGAAGTCTTGCCGAATACAGTGCGTTCGGAATTGGTTTTGATCTTGGCGCTGTTTACGTCCCGATGGAAAATTTATTTTTCGGTGCTAATATTCAAGATATTACTACAACGCTTGTTGCATGGAGTACAGGACGTAATGAATTAATTTCTCCGACAGCAAAAGTTGGTGCGGCATATGCTTTAAAATTTCTTGGTGGAAGAATAATGCCTGCTATTGATTTTGATCTTCGTTTTGAAAATAGAAAAACAGCTTCAACATTTAATATTGGACCCGTAAGTTTTGATGCACATGCCGGATTCGAATTCAATTATAAAAATATTTTTGCTGTGCGCGCCGGATACAATGATGTAAAACAATTTACTGTTGGTGCAGGTGTAACTTTACCAAAACTTCAAATTGATTATTCTTTTGCGCGGTTTAGTCAATCTGAAACGGAACGGTTACCGGATACACACCGAATTTCGTTAATCCTAACACTAGAACAGCCCAAGTTCATGCGTGACGGGATGTAA
- the gpmA gene encoding 2,3-diphosphoglycerate-dependent phosphoglycerate mutase: MYKVVLLRHGESEWNKLNLFTGWTDVDLSEKGLEEAKQAGIVLKQEGYTFDIAFTSVLKRAIRTLNITLEGLDLLWIPVIKSWRLNERHYGALQGLNKAETAEKYGNEKVKLWRRSYDVPPPSLEENDERYPGKDRRYADLDKKDIPLTESLKLTVDRFLPYWHDTIAPTIKSRKRVIIAAHGNSLRALVKYLDKITEAEITELNIPTGVPLVYELDKDLKPIKHYYLGDQEAINAAINAVAKQTDKK; encoded by the coding sequence ATGTACAAAGTAGTATTACTAAGACACGGTGAAAGCGAATGGAATAAACTAAATCTTTTTACCGGTTGGACGGATGTTGATCTTTCGGAAAAAGGATTGGAAGAAGCTAAACAGGCCGGAATTGTTCTTAAACAAGAAGGTTATACTTTTGATATCGCATTTACATCTGTTTTGAAACGAGCTATAAGAACTCTCAACATTACTCTCGAGGGATTGGATCTGTTATGGATTCCGGTCATCAAATCGTGGCGATTGAATGAAAGACATTACGGAGCGCTTCAAGGATTGAACAAAGCAGAGACGGCAGAAAAATATGGTAATGAAAAAGTAAAATTGTGGCGAAGAAGTTACGATGTTCCGCCGCCATCGCTTGAAGAAAATGATGAAAGATATCCAGGCAAAGACCGACGCTATGCTGATCTTGATAAGAAAGATATTCCATTAACAGAAAGTTTGAAACTCACAGTTGATCGTTTTTTACCGTATTGGCATGATACAATCGCACCGACTATCAAGAGCAGAAAACGTGTTATTATTGCTGCACACGGAAATAGTTTGCGCGCGCTTGTAAAATATCTTGATAAAATTACTGAAGCTGAAATAACCGAATTAAATATTCCAACCGGTGTACCTCTAGTTTACGAACTTGATAAAGATTTGAAACCGATCAAACATTATTATCTAGGCGATCAAGAAGCAATTAATGCGGCAATTAATGCAGTTGCAAAACAAACAGATAAAAAGTAA
- a CDS encoding TPM domain-containing protein: MDRLIYNFFSDDDFLRISNKIKEMEKNTSGEIRVAVKEKKHFLDRKKNIRQLAEKEFHKLNMHNTRDKTGILLYLLLNERQFYILADKGIHEKVGDETWHKVRDEIQDHFKNGNFPEGLIWGIERVGKILSNHFPIKTDDTNELSNEIVIE; encoded by the coding sequence ATGGATCGTCTGATTTATAATTTCTTTAGTGATGATGATTTTCTGCGCATCTCAAATAAGATCAAAGAGATGGAGAAAAATACTTCCGGGGAAATCCGCGTTGCAGTAAAAGAAAAGAAACATTTTCTCGACCGCAAAAAAAATATTCGTCAACTGGCAGAAAAGGAATTCCATAAGCTTAACATGCACAACACACGCGATAAGACCGGAATACTTCTTTATTTACTTTTGAATGAAAGACAATTCTACATACTTGCCGATAAAGGTATTCATGAAAAAGTCGGCGATGAAACTTGGCATAAAGTTCGTGATGAAATACAAGATCATTTTAAGAACGGAAATTTTCCAGAAGGATTAATTTGGGGAATTGAAAGAGTCGGTAAAATTCTTTCAAATCACTTTCCTATAAAAACAGACGATACAAACGAGCTCTCCAATGAGATCGTAATCGAATGA
- a CDS encoding MBL fold metallo-hydrolase, which translates to MKRKEFIKKSFLAAGAIILAPLFINSDSKAKPSVKLNYKPEPHKWNDNELTLAWIGQSTVLINFLGKWIITDPVLFERIGVYFFGGSIGPARLTPPALEVHEIPKPDIILLSHAHMDHMDYPTLKTIAEHYPNEIDVITAYLTKDVINDLPWKSLHVMDWNDELILNNIRFRANEVKHFGWRFPWEKDRSRGYFKDGRSYNAYLIEYKNKKILFGGDTSLQDKFHQLKNENIDVALMPIGAYNPWLRNHCNPEQALQMATEINAKYFIPMHTKTFQQGVEPFNEPIDWMKRIAPNYNIKIGLEEIGQTFVLS; encoded by the coding sequence ATGAAACGAAAAGAATTTATAAAGAAAAGTTTCTTAGCCGCGGGCGCAATAATACTAGCTCCCTTATTTATTAATTCCGATTCAAAAGCAAAACCAAGTGTTAAACTAAATTATAAACCCGAACCGCATAAATGGAATGACAATGAATTAACACTTGCCTGGATCGGGCAGTCAACAGTATTAATAAATTTTTTGGGTAAGTGGATCATAACAGATCCGGTTTTATTCGAACGGATCGGTGTATATTTCTTCGGCGGTTCTATCGGTCCGGCACGACTTACGCCTCCGGCGCTTGAAGTTCATGAAATACCCAAACCGGATATTATTCTTCTTTCGCATGCACATATGGATCACATGGATTATCCAACACTAAAAACTATTGCTGAACATTATCCGAATGAAATTGATGTTATCACAGCTTACTTAACAAAAGATGTTATTAATGATCTGCCATGGAAATCACTTCACGTAATGGATTGGAATGATGAACTGATTCTTAACAATATAAGATTCAGAGCTAACGAAGTAAAACATTTCGGCTGGCGTTTTCCGTGGGAGAAAGACCGCTCGCGCGGATATTTCAAGGATGGAAGAAGCTACAACGCATATTTGATCGAATATAAAAACAAGAAAATTTTATTCGGCGGAGATACATCTTTGCAGGATAAATTCCACCAGCTAAAAAATGAAAATATCGATGTTGCACTTATGCCCATTGGCGCTTACAATCCTTGGTTAAGAAACCATTGCAATCCGGAACAAGCATTACAAATGGCAACCGAGATCAACGCAAAATATTTCATTCCGATGCACACTAAAACGTTTCAGCAGGGTGTAGAACCGTTCAACGAACCAATTGACTGGATGAAACGAATTGCTCCAAATTATAATATTAAAATCGGTCTGGAAGAAATCGGGCAGACGTTTGTTTTGTCTTAA
- a CDS encoding glycyl-radical enzyme activating protein → MQDKGYIFDIKKFSVNDGPGIRTTVFFKGCPLNCWWCHNPESQHTEPEEVDNCIFRWSLSHDQSQRNKIGSQVSVDEVMKEIEKDLPFYEESNGGATFSGGEPMLQIDFLQSLLAECKKKDINAAVDTTGYVPFSDFEKIYDKTDIFLYDLKLMDDKIHFEYCGVSNKLIHENLKNLSSRGDKIILRLPIIPTITDTEENISQTISFISTLKNIREIDLLPFHSTAKSKYERMQKENKVVNLVPPTKEYMNELRNRFLQLGIPIKVGG, encoded by the coding sequence GTGCAAGACAAAGGTTACATCTTTGATATAAAAAAGTTCTCGGTTAATGACGGACCGGGAATCCGCACAACCGTTTTTTTCAAAGGCTGTCCGCTCAATTGCTGGTGGTGTCATAATCCCGAATCTCAACACACAGAACCTGAAGAAGTTGATAACTGCATTTTTAGATGGAGTCTCTCACACGATCAATCACAGCGGAACAAGATAGGTTCTCAAGTTTCTGTTGATGAAGTGATGAAAGAAATCGAAAAAGATCTTCCTTTCTACGAAGAATCAAACGGAGGCGCAACCTTTTCTGGCGGTGAACCGATGCTTCAAATTGATTTTCTGCAATCGCTTCTTGCTGAATGCAAAAAGAAAGATATTAACGCCGCTGTTGATACTACCGGTTACGTACCGTTCAGTGACTTTGAAAAAATTTATGATAAAACGGATATTTTTCTTTACGATCTGAAACTCATGGATGATAAAATTCACTTTGAATATTGCGGTGTATCCAATAAACTGATTCATGAAAATCTCAAAAATCTTTCTTCCCGCGGTGATAAAATTATTTTACGTCTTCCTATTATTCCTACAATAACCGACACAGAAGAAAATATTTCTCAAACTATTTCTTTTATCTCAACATTAAAGAACATCCGCGAGATTGATCTGCTTCCCTTTCACAGCACGGCAAAATCTAAATACGAACGGATGCAAAAAGAGAACAAAGTTGTTAATTTAGTACCGCCTACAAAAGAATATATGAATGAATTAAGAAATAGATTCCTACAACTTGGCATTCCGATCAAGGTCGGAGGATAA
- a CDS encoding glycyl radical protein, producing the protein MNEKIKKLRQQSLDAIPTLSHERAKLLTEFYKSGEPQKHSVPVARALAFKYLLEHKELCINDGELFVGEKGPAPKATPTYPELCVHSQQDLEILHNREKVWFKSSDKTRNVILNEVAPFWKGKSIREKIFEEVDQEWRDSYKAGIFTEFMEQRAPGHTVGDDKIFKKGMLDFKKEIQEAISKLDFYNDPEAFSKREELHAMEISAEALIAFAKRYSKKLSELAETEKDKQRKNELETMAGICERVPANAPRTFWEALQYYWFVHLGVTTELNTWDSFNPGRLDQHLYPFYKRDIESGLLNEKQACELLQSFWIKFNNQPAPPKVGVTAQESNTYTDFCLINIGGVTEKGDDASNEMSYILLDTIEEMRLLQPSSMVQVSKKNPDKLLRRALKIIKTGYGQPSIFNTDAIIQELTRQGKSIIDARCGGASGCVEADAFGKEAYILTGYFNIPKILEITLHNGLDPLTEEQIGLQTGNPESFKSFDELYSAFEKQLNHFIDIKIKGNIIIERIYAEYMPAPFLSILIDDCIKKGKDYNAGGARYNSSYIQGVGIGTITDSLSSIKFNVFDNKNFTMSEMLELLKCNFENKKEEREKLLFFTPKYGNDDDYADDILRKVFESYFKAVDGRPNTKGGHFRIDLLPTTCHIYFGSVLGATPDGRFAKEPVSEGISPVQGADVHGPTSVIKSASKIDHLRTGGTLLNQKFTPNFLETDEGIEKVLYLIRTYFKLDGHHMQFNVVNAETLREAQKHPEKYRDLIVRVAGYSDYFVDLGEDLQNEIIRRTEHTGA; encoded by the coding sequence ATGAACGAAAAAATAAAAAAACTCAGACAGCAATCACTTGATGCAATTCCCACGCTTTCGCATGAACGTGCAAAACTTTTAACTGAATTTTACAAAAGCGGAGAGCCGCAAAAACATTCCGTTCCGGTTGCACGCGCTTTAGCTTTCAAATACCTTTTAGAGCATAAAGAACTTTGTATAAATGATGGTGAGCTTTTCGTTGGTGAAAAAGGACCTGCGCCAAAAGCAACACCGACCTATCCGGAACTCTGTGTTCACTCACAGCAAGATTTGGAAATTCTTCACAACCGCGAAAAAGTATGGTTCAAATCGAGTGATAAAACTCGTAACGTAATTCTTAATGAAGTGGCTCCTTTCTGGAAAGGAAAAAGTATTCGCGAAAAAATCTTTGAAGAAGTTGACCAAGAATGGCGCGATTCATACAAAGCCGGAATTTTCACAGAGTTTATGGAACAGCGCGCTCCGGGACATACGGTTGGCGATGATAAAATTTTTAAAAAGGGAATGCTTGATTTCAAAAAAGAGATTCAAGAAGCAATCAGCAAGTTAGATTTTTATAACGATCCGGAAGCGTTCTCAAAACGCGAAGAACTGCACGCTATGGAAATTTCTGCTGAAGCTTTAATTGCATTTGCGAAACGTTACAGCAAAAAACTTTCCGAGCTTGCTGAAACAGAAAAAGATAAACAACGCAAGAACGAACTTGAAACAATGGCAGGTATTTGCGAGCGCGTTCCGGCAAATGCACCGCGTACATTCTGGGAAGCACTTCAATATTATTGGTTCGTTCATCTAGGAGTTACAACAGAACTCAACACATGGGATTCATTCAATCCGGGACGGCTTGATCAGCATCTTTATCCATTTTATAAACGAGATATTGAAAGCGGACTGCTGAACGAAAAACAAGCGTGCGAACTTCTTCAATCATTCTGGATAAAGTTTAACAATCAACCTGCTCCCCCGAAAGTCGGTGTGACTGCACAGGAAAGTAATACTTACACGGATTTTTGTTTGATCAACATTGGCGGCGTTACTGAAAAAGGCGATGATGCATCCAACGAGATGAGCTACATACTTCTTGATACTATTGAAGAAATGCGTTTGCTTCAGCCAAGCTCGATGGTACAGGTAAGTAAAAAAAATCCGGATAAACTTTTAAGACGCGCTTTGAAAATCATTAAAACCGGTTATGGTCAGCCGTCTATCTTCAACACTGATGCGATAATTCAAGAACTAACACGGCAAGGTAAATCAATAATTGACGCACGATGCGGCGGTGCAAGCGGATGCGTTGAAGCCGATGCATTCGGAAAAGAAGCGTACATTCTTACCGGCTACTTCAACATTCCTAAAATTTTGGAAATCACTCTTCACAACGGATTAGATCCGCTAACAGAAGAACAAATTGGGTTACAAACCGGAAATCCGGAATCATTCAAATCATTTGATGAACTTTATTCTGCTTTCGAAAAACAACTCAATCATTTCATAGATATTAAGATTAAAGGAAATATCATCATCGAACGAATTTATGCTGAATACATGCCCGCACCGTTCTTATCTATATTGATTGACGATTGTATCAAGAAAGGAAAAGATTATAATGCCGGCGGAGCGCGTTACAATTCATCTTATATACAAGGAGTTGGTATAGGAACCATTACCGATTCACTTTCTTCAATCAAGTTCAACGTGTTTGATAATAAGAATTTTACAATGAGTGAAATGCTTGAACTTCTTAAATGTAATTTCGAAAACAAAAAAGAGGAGAGAGAAAAACTTTTGTTCTTTACTCCAAAGTACGGTAATGACGACGACTATGCTGATGATATATTGCGAAAAGTTTTTGAAAGTTACTTTAAAGCTGTAGATGGAAGGCCGAATACAAAAGGCGGGCATTTCAGAATTGATCTGTTGCCAACTACTTGTCACATTTATTTTGGAAGTGTTCTTGGCGCAACACCCGACGGACGTTTTGCAAAAGAACCTGTAAGCGAAGGAATTTCTCCAGTGCAAGGCGCTGACGTACATGGTCCTACTTCTGTTATTAAATCTGCATCAAAGATTGATCATCTACGGACGGGCGGAACATTGCTTAATCAAAAATTTACTCCTAACTTTCTTGAGACCGATGAGGGAATTGAAAAAGTTCTTTATCTCATCAGAACATATTTTAAGTTGGACGGACATCATATGCAGTTTAATGTTGTTAATGCAGAAACTTTGCGCGAAGCACAAAAGCATCCTGAAAAATACAGGGATCTTATTGTTCGAGTTGCCGGTTATAGTGATTACTTCGTTGATCTCGGCGAAGATTTACAGAATGAAATTATTAGAAGAACAGAACATACTGGTGCGTGA